One segment of Ricinus communis isolate WT05 ecotype wild-type chromosome 8, ASM1957865v1, whole genome shotgun sequence DNA contains the following:
- the LOC8267906 gene encoding unconventional myosin-XVIIIa produces the protein MAQPEEMLIPKLEEFLFLADSILLMIEKIALLGFIISRFPLQIILLAFIYVSVEITQRLFPPGESTLEHYGMFLWGRIPTFVVVLYSFGSSKNWGLLFSFLFVTRMVIYIIDYIEGGIIYEHFSSSSPNPTDLNEGQKLEKGKTEMKKEAKLIESEVDHEMENPFQSSNSIEETTMEEKVRDTMEEKDEEKDSINELTSNCGVYIAELYSQLYDDLQMEKRQLEMDLHKAIDEHKKACYSKKRVKKLARKSIEYCEKQLLKWDEEKEKLIAELKLATSENSVKNNQNDSEKQSEKQGKESDDDQTMELYKELEAVNKTLEYERSLWDEERDELSAKLSETSSNYQQICCSWSDAYNKLAEDRNNLVAKLFAVTSSAEYYKACWHDSEENWRKLREENTELSAKLFSATVQAEHFHNLVQEFEEKHQRLEGEKTDILANLSAAKATVEMYRSYMHNYPEI, from the exons ATGGCGCAGCCGGAAGAGATGTTGATCCCGAAATTAGAAGAATTCTTGTTTTTAGCAGACAGCATACTTTTGATGATAGAGAAGATAGCACTGCTTGGTTTTATTATCTCTCGATTCCCACTTCAAATCATTCTGCTTGCTTTTATCTATGTTTCCGTTGAGATCACTCAAAGACTTTTCCCACCGGGGGAATCTACTCTG GAGCATTATGGCATGTTTCTTTGGGGTCGGATCCCTACCTTTGTAGTAGTGTTATACTCTTTTGGATCGTCAAAGAACTGGGGGTTGCTATTTAGTTTTCTCTTCGTCACCAGAATGGTTATTTACATCATTGACTACATTGAGGGAGGAATAATATATGAACATTTTAGTAGCAGCAGCCCTAACCCTACT GATCTGAATGAGGGCCAGAAACTTGAGAAAGGGAAGACTGAAATGAAGAAGGAAGCAAAACTAATCGAGTCTGAGGTCGATCATGAGATGGAGAATCCCTTTCAGAGCAGTAATTCAATCGAAGAAACAACTATGGAAGAGAAAGTTCGAGACACTATGGAAGAAAAGGATGAAGAGAAAGATTCAATAAATGAATTGACAAGCAATTGTGGTGTATACATAGCAGAACTCTACAGCCAGCTGTATGATGATTTGCAGATGGAGAAGAGACAACTCGAAATGGATTTGCACAAGGCAATAGACGAACACAAAAAAGCTTGCTACAGTAAGAAGAGAGTGAAGAAACTTGCTCGTAAGTCGATTGAATACTGTGAAAAGCAATTGCTCAAGTGGGACGAGGAGAAAGAGAAACTTATTGCAGAACTTAAACTTGCAACTTCTGAGAATTCTGTCAAAAATAACCAGAATGATAGTGAAAAGCAGTCTGAAAAACAAGGAAAAGAATCGGATGATGATCAGACAATGGAACTCTATAAAGAGCTTGAGGCTGTCAATAAAACCCTGGAATACGAGCGTTCCTTGTGGGACGAGGAAAGGGACGAGCTGAGTGCAAAGCTTTCTGAAACCAGTTCGAACTATCAGCAGATATGTTGTTCTTGGAGTGACGCATACAACAAACTGGCAGAAGATAGAAACAATCTAGTTGCTAAGCTATTCGCTGTAACTTCATCAGCTGAGTACTATAAAGCATGTTGGCACGACTCTGAGGAGAACTGGCGCAAGTTAAGGGAAGAGAATACAGAACTTTCCGCCAAGCTTTTCTCTGCAACTGTACAAGCTGAGCATTTCCATAACCTTGTGCAAGAGTTTGAGGAGAAGCACCAAAGGTTGGAGGGAGAGAAAACAGATATTCTTGCCAATCTTTCTGCTGCCAAAGCTACTGTTGAGATGTACAGGAGCTATATGCATAACTACCCAGAAATTTGA
- the LOC8272024 gene encoding SKP1-like protein 1B, with the protein MSASKKITLKSSDGETFDVEEAVAVESQTIKHIIDDDCADSVIPIPNVTGKILSKVIEYCKKHVADAAFKDNDNKDSDDALKSWDADFVRVDQNTLFDLILAANYLNVKGLLDLTCQTVADMIKGKTPEEIRKTFNIKNDFTPEEEEEVRRENQWAFE; encoded by the exons ATGTCAGCCTCCAAGAAAATCACGCTGAAATCGTCAGACGGCGAGACGTTCGACGTGGAGGAAGCGGTGGCGGTGGAATCTCAAACTATCAAACACATCATCGACGATGACTGCGCCGACAGCGTCATCCCTATACCTAATGTCACCGGCAAGATTCTTTCCAAGGTTATCGAGTATTGCAAGAAACACGTCGCCGACGCTGCTTTCAAGGACAATGATAATAAGGACTCTGATGATGCTCTCAAATCTTGGGATGCCGATTTTGTCAGAGTTGACCAAAATACCCTCTTTGATCTCATTCTG GCTGCCAACTATCTAAATGTGAAGGGGTTGCTAGATTTGACATGTCAAACAGTGGCTGATATGATCAAAGGGAAGACACCAGAGGAGATTCGCAAGACATTCAATATTAAGAATGATTTCACCCCTGAAGAGGAAGAGGAGGTTCGTAGGGAGAACCAATGGGCATTTGAGTAA
- the LOC8270669 gene encoding uncharacterized protein LOC8270669, with amino-acid sequence MERLLYSSSPTPLKFSLKSTSFLPRIHSLKLGFGPLTRPDFRRVNSVSCKHDNPSNPLTSVKLPSLSPLPPTGSTPKSHFNNQIENGAPLQQKAATLGTFLVLSAIIMFLIPPVFAPPAFATFQTAAETGGTAAAVGSKLMRTELLSSAWTGFLAGCLHTLSGPDHLAALAPLSIGRSRMESAVVGALWGCGHDAGQVIFGLLFLLLKDRLHIEIIRTWGTRVVGFTLLVIGAMGIREASEVPAPCVALENGECDVSVYEALESPTVGKKKIGFATFATGIVHGLQPDALMMVLPALALPSRLAGAAFLVMFLVGTVVAMGSYTVFLGSCSQALKDRVPRITEKLTWISSLVAIALGLAIIVSQFFGFSLY; translated from the exons ATGGAAAGGCTTCTATACTCTTCTTCTCCAACTCCTCTCAAATTCAGCCTCAAATCCACTTCCTTTCTCCCTCGAATTCACTCGTTGAAACTCGGGTTTGGTCCTCTAACTCGCCCGGATTTCAGACGAGTTAACTCAGTCTCTTGCAAACATGACAACCCATCAAATCCTCTTACTTCCGTTAAACTTCCCTCTCTTTCTCCTCTTCCCCCAACTGGGTCTACGCCAAAATCCCATTTTAACAACCAGATCGAGAATGGAGCCCCTTTGCAACAAAAG GCAGCTACTCTTGGGACATTTTTAGTGCTCTCAGCTATCATCATGTTCTTAATCCCCCCAGTTTTTGCCCCGCCAGCATTTGCCACATTCCAAACTGCTGCGGAAACTGGGGGTACTGCTGCTGCTGTGGGGTCAAAATTGATGCGTACTGAATTATTAAGCAGTGCTTGGACTGGTTTCCTTGCTGGTTGCTTACACACATTGTCAGGGCCTGACCACCTTGCTGCTTTGGCTCCACTCTCAATTGGTCGTTCACGAATGGAAAGTGCTGTTGTTGGAGCTCTCTGGGGATGTGGGCATGATGCTGGCCAGGTCATATTTGGCTTGCTATTTCTACTGCTAAAGGATAGACTCCATATCGAGATTATTAGAACTTGGGGAACAAGAGTAGTTGGTTTTACACTACTTGTTATTGGCGCTATGGGAATTAGGGAAGCTTCAGAAGTCCCAGCCCCATGCGTTGCACTAGAAAATGGTGAATGTGATGTCAGTGTCTATGAAGCACTAGAAAGCCCAACAgttggaaagaagaagattggtTTTGCTACTTTTGCCACCGGAATTGTCCATGGGTTGCAACCAGATGCATTGATGATGGTCTTGCCGGCACTTGCGCTGCCTTCGCGCTTGGCTGGTGCTGCATTCCTCGTCATGTTTCTAGTCGGGACTGTTGTTGCAATGGGAAGCTATACAGTTTTTCTAGGCTCTTGTAGCCAGGCATTAAAGGATCGAGTACCTAGAATCACTGAGAAACTGACGTGGATATCTTCGCTAGTAGCAATTGCTCTTGGCCTGGCCATTATTGTTAGCCAGTTTTTTGGATTCAGCTTGTATTGA
- the LOC8270671 gene encoding probable CDP-diacylglycerol--inositol 3-phosphatidyltransferase 2, which produces MAKKAIPKPSKLAVYLYIPNIVGYTRVLMNCFAFAICFSNKSLFSLLYFISFVCDGIDGWCARKFNQVSTFGAVLDMVTDRISTACLLVILSQVYRPGLVFLSLLSLDIASHWLQMYSTFLLGKTSHKDVKDSTNWLFKAYYGNRMFMAYCCVACEVLYIILFLIAEKQDENLTEVLINSMKELSVTSLLLALSLFGWAIKQTVNVIQMKTAADICVLYDINKKEKR; this is translated from the exons ATGGCCAAGAAGGCAATACCAAAGCCCAGCAAATTAGCTGTCTATCTTTACATTCCCAATATCGTTG GGTACACAAGGGTTCTTATGAATTGCTTTGCTTTTGCAATTTGCTTTTCTAATAAAAGTCTCTTCAGTCTTctctattttattag CTTTGTCTGTGATGGCATTGATGGTTGGTGTGCCCGGAAATTCAATCAAG TATCAACTTTTGGAGCTGTTTTGGATATGGTGACAGATAG AATTAGCACTGCTTGTCTACTAGTCATACTTTCTCAAGTATACAG ACCTGGCTTGGTCTTTTTGTCGCTGCTTTCCCTAGATATTGCTAGCCATTGGCTGCAGATGTACAG TACATTCTTATTAGGAAAAACCAGCCACAAAGATGTAAAAGACAGCACTAACTGGCTTTTCAAGGCTTATTATGGAAATCGGATGTTCATGGCTTACTGTTGTGTAGCATGTGAG GTTCTCTATATAATCTTATTCCTCATTGCAGAAAAACAGGATGAAAACTTAACTGAG gttttaataaattcaatgaAGGAACTCTCAGTTACCTCTTTACTACTTGCATTGAGTTTGTTTGGGTGGGCAATCAAGCAAACTGTAAATGTTATACAG ATGAAGACAGCAGCGGATATCTGTGTCCTGTATGACATCAATAAGAAGGAGAAGCGTTAA